In the genome of Myxococcus stipitatus, one region contains:
- a CDS encoding XTP/dITP diphosphatase, translated as MTAAKAKLLFATSNKGKLRELRELVGDSVEVVSLADLPPVPEPEEDGDTFEANAVKKALEYAKATGLPALADDSGLCVDALDGRPGVLSARYAPGDDKARYEKLLVELAGVPDAKRGASFRCALALVWPDGRTHVEEGRCEGRIGHEARGTHGFGYDPVFMFPDTGRSMAELTSEEKSAVSHRGAAFRKMKSRLLELEKGH; from the coding sequence ATGACGGCGGCCAAGGCAAAGCTGCTCTTCGCCACCTCGAACAAGGGGAAGCTGCGCGAACTGCGGGAGCTGGTGGGGGACTCGGTGGAGGTCGTGTCTCTGGCGGACCTGCCGCCCGTGCCCGAGCCCGAGGAGGACGGGGACACGTTCGAGGCGAACGCCGTGAAGAAGGCCCTGGAGTACGCGAAGGCGACGGGGCTGCCGGCGCTGGCGGATGACTCGGGGCTGTGCGTGGACGCGCTGGACGGGCGGCCCGGGGTGTTGTCCGCGAGGTATGCGCCGGGGGACGACAAGGCCCGCTACGAGAAGCTGCTGGTGGAGCTGGCGGGGGTGCCGGACGCGAAGCGCGGGGCGTCGTTCCGGTGCGCGCTGGCGCTGGTGTGGCCTGATGGACGGACCCACGTGGAGGAGGGGCGCTGCGAGGGCCGCATCGGGCACGAGGCCCGGGGCACGCATGGCTTCGGATATGACCCCGTCTTCATGTTTCCGGACACTGGCCGGTCCATGGCCGAGCTGACGTCCGAGGAGAAGTCGGCGGTTTCACACCGGGGCGCGGCTTTCCGGAAGATGAAGTCCCGGCTGTTGGAATTGGAGAAGGGCCACTGA
- a CDS encoding IS3 family transposase (programmed frameshift) — protein MKKPRRPRRSYTEEFKAGAVRLVLEEGKTTSQVARDLDLTLSALRMWVDQARADKGQGKPGALTSAERQELTKLRKQVRELEMERTLLKKLGGLHREGERVKFEFIRAEQAHFSVSWLCRMLQVSRSGFYAWRRRPESPREREDARLKVLVHEAHQKGRCTYGSPRIHRALHNQGVRVGRNRVIRLMREEKLAGRMRRRYRGTTMSEHQQPVAGNLLDRRFTAQRPNERWVGDTTQLSIPGGRLFLAAIIDLYSRFVVGWALSAVNDRHLTLKALDMALRRRCPAEGLLHHTDQGSTYASEDYQRVLERHGIVCSMSRRGNCYDNAAMESWFSTLKNELGEIFESPNDAKVKLFDYIEVFYNQQRMHSAIGYAAPAEFERAAA, from the exons ATGAAGAAGCCGAGACGTCCCCGGCGTAGCTACACGGAGGAGTTCAAGGCGGGGGCCGTGAGGCTGGTGCTGGAGGAAGGCAAGACGACGTCCCAGGTGGCAAGGGACCTGGACTTGACGCTGTCGGCGTTGAGGATGTGGGTGGACCAGGCGCGGGCCGACAAAGGCCAGGGCAAACCTGGAGCACTGACGAGTGCGGAGCGGCAGGAGCTCACGAAGCTGCGCAAGCAGGTGCGCGAGCTGGAAATGGAGCGGACGCTGCTAAAAAAAT TGGGTGGCCTACACCGCGAAGGAGAACGGGTGAAGTTCGAGTTCATCCGTGCGGAGCAGGCCCACTTCTCCGTCAGCTGGCTGTGCCGGATGCTGCAGGTGTCGCGTTCAGGCTTCTACGCATGGAGGCGGAGGCCCGAGAGTCCGCGAGAGCGGGAGGACGCCCGGCTGAAGGTGCTGGTGCATGAGGCCCACCAGAAGGGCCGCTGTACCTACGGCAGCCCGCGCATCCACCGGGCCCTGCACAACCAAGGAGTCCGTGTCGGCCGCAATCGCGTCATCCGTCTCATGCGAGAGGAGAAGTTGGCGGGCCGAATGCGCCGACGCTACCGCGGCACGACGATGAGCGAGCACCAGCAGCCAGTGGCGGGCAATCTGCTCGACAGGCGCTTCACCGCCCAACGCCCGAATGAGCGCTGGGTAGGAGACACCACGCAGCTGTCCATCCCCGGAGGCAGGCTCTTCCTGGCGGCCATCATCGACCTCTATTCACGCTTCGTCGTGGGCTGGGCTCTCAGCGCGGTGAACGACAGGCACTTGACGCTCAAGGCGCTCGACATGGCGCTACGCCGTCGATGCCCGGCCGAAGGTCTCTTGCACCACACCGACCAGGGGAGCACGTACGCGAGTGAGGACTACCAACGCGTCCTCGAACGACACGGCATCGTCTGCAGCATGAGCCGACGCGGTAACTGCTACGACAACGCGGCTATGGAGAGTTGGTTCAGCACGCTCAAGAACGAGCTGGGAGAGATTTTCGAGAGCCCCAATGACGCGAAGGTGAAGTTGTTCGACTACATCGAGGTCTTCTACAACCAGCAGCGCATGCACTCGGCAATCGGCTACGCTGCACCGGCCGAGTTCGAAAGGGCAGCGGCATAG
- a CDS encoding VCBS repeat-containing protein: MRGPKLFLLVTPLLVVLGMKDANGHFEMAPAPVATGFWLWETNMEWCNYFGAQLFINDFNGDGMADLLCHDWLSGDKRIAFARAPDGHFVGNDWQVPMGWCNRQGSQLATGDFDGDGRADMLCHDSITGEKWIAFARPGGYFVGTDWYQDMKWCNRLSARFSVGDFNGDGRTDMFCYDVSSGAKLFAYSAF, translated from the coding sequence ATGCGTGGGCCGAAGCTGTTCTTGCTTGTGACGCCGCTGCTCGTTGTTTTGGGTATGAAAGACGCGAATGGCCATTTCGAGATGGCCCCTGCCCCGGTGGCGACCGGTTTCTGGCTCTGGGAAACGAACATGGAGTGGTGTAACTATTTCGGAGCCCAGCTCTTTATCAATGACTTCAATGGTGATGGCATGGCGGACCTGCTGTGTCATGACTGGCTCTCGGGGGACAAGCGCATCGCCTTTGCGCGGGCTCCCGATGGGCATTTCGTCGGGAATGACTGGCAGGTCCCCATGGGGTGGTGCAATCGACAGGGGAGCCAGCTCGCCACGGGGGACTTCGACGGAGACGGCCGCGCGGACATGCTCTGCCATGACTCGATTACGGGGGAGAAGTGGATCGCCTTTGCCCGTCCGGGTGGGTACTTTGTCGGGACGGATTGGTATCAGGACATGAAGTGGTGCAACCGTCTCTCCGCGCGATTCTCCGTCGGCGACTTCAACGGCGATGGCCGGACGGACATGTTCTGCTACGACGTCAGCAGCGGAGCAAAGCTGTTCGCCTATTCCGCATTCTGA
- a CDS encoding DUF4328 domain-containing protein, with amino-acid sequence MPSARRWAVVATGAIALHAAAELTLLAVKLWLYPFLEGLGLTKTDTLVAYGTAIGILRALMVATTLLGVVGFLTWQYKAFQLASALDASRASPRWALLGWFIPGLNLFKPYQLLRDLWRDMGGETSRAHLIRAWWFMGLISLTVGTGYQLMRQLSELMHISSFTRMMTHVAHATLFALVTALCIGVMWRLQRQLTRLKAEARHTAPLAQGRHQPRV; translated from the coding sequence TTGCCCTCCGCCCGCAGATGGGCCGTCGTCGCCACCGGGGCCATCGCCCTGCATGCCGCGGCCGAGCTCACCCTCCTCGCCGTGAAGCTCTGGCTCTACCCATTCCTCGAAGGCCTGGGCTTGACGAAGACGGATACCCTGGTCGCGTATGGCACCGCCATCGGAATCCTCCGCGCGCTCATGGTCGCGACGACACTCCTCGGCGTGGTGGGTTTCCTGACGTGGCAATACAAGGCATTCCAGCTCGCGAGCGCGCTCGACGCCAGCCGGGCCTCGCCTCGCTGGGCCCTCCTCGGCTGGTTCATCCCAGGGCTGAATCTCTTCAAACCCTATCAGCTGCTTCGTGACCTCTGGCGAGACATGGGTGGCGAGACCTCCCGAGCCCATTTGATACGCGCATGGTGGTTCATGGGACTGATCAGCCTCACGGTCGGCACGGGCTATCAGCTGATGCGCCAGCTCAGCGAACTCATGCACATCAGCAGCTTCACACGCATGATGACCCACGTCGCGCACGCCACGCTCTTCGCACTTGTCACCGCGTTGTGCATCGGCGTGATGTGGCGCCTCCAGCGGCAGCTGACCCGACTGAAGGCGGAAGCTCGCCACACGGCCCCGCTCGCACAGGGTCGTCATCAGCCGCGCGTCTGA
- a CDS encoding DUF6289 family protein gives MKTERLFAGVVLGMALWLAGCGGPTLENPDPEVLAGPEGEAALSLSASEEGLYEPPCNGRTMWTFNWFSDAAMTELVGDKRCDCNGRRASWGVRGRYEKFTEVVCSRQPEGVVSPDDVKR, from the coding sequence ATGAAGACGGAGCGACTCTTCGCTGGAGTTGTCCTGGGAATGGCCCTGTGGCTGGCTGGCTGTGGTGGGCCGACGCTCGAGAACCCTGACCCGGAGGTGCTGGCGGGGCCTGAAGGGGAGGCTGCCCTGAGCCTGTCGGCGTCCGAAGAGGGGCTCTATGAGCCGCCTTGCAACGGCCGGACGATGTGGACCTTCAACTGGTTCAGCGATGCGGCCATGACTGAGCTCGTTGGAGACAAACGGTGTGACTGCAATGGGAGGCGTGCCAGCTGGGGCGTCAGGGGGCGGTACGAAAAGTTCACCGAGGTTGTCTGTTCAAGACAGCCTGAGGGCGTCGTGTCTCCCGACGATGTGAAGCGTTGA
- the bet gene encoding phage recombination protein Bet has protein sequence MSPKEDAGSTLGGWSRERMELIRRTICPRGISEDEFALFIEQCKRSGLDPLLKEAFCVARRQNVGNRERPNWVTKYEFQPSEAGMLARAERFPDFKGIQASAVFAEDDIVVDQGRGEVVHRFNPAKRKGALVGAWSRVVRDGKLPVVVWLDFSGYVQQTPLWAKIPTTMIEKCARVAALRKAYPEAFGGLYVREEMPAEDFESAQAELTPVGGAYEVLGARPGPVKASFPALPTVPAPEKVAKLEELEPVATPPLKPSAVLVAFGPYKGKTASELSDEELSESIELANEKLMEQPRARWAKAMRENLTALEAETELRCRVPTTADKGGNGASHEA, from the coding sequence ATGTCCCCCAAGGAAGACGCGGGCTCGACGCTGGGTGGTTGGAGCCGGGAGCGGATGGAGCTGATTCGGCGGACCATCTGCCCCCGGGGCATCAGCGAGGACGAGTTCGCCCTCTTCATCGAGCAGTGCAAGCGCAGTGGGCTGGACCCGCTGCTCAAGGAGGCGTTCTGCGTGGCCCGGCGGCAGAACGTGGGCAACCGGGAGCGTCCCAACTGGGTGACGAAGTACGAATTCCAACCGTCCGAGGCCGGCATGTTGGCGCGCGCGGAGCGGTTCCCGGACTTCAAGGGCATCCAGGCCAGCGCGGTGTTCGCGGAGGACGACATCGTGGTGGACCAGGGGCGAGGCGAGGTGGTCCATCGCTTCAATCCGGCAAAGCGCAAGGGTGCGCTGGTGGGGGCCTGGTCCCGGGTGGTCCGGGACGGGAAGCTGCCGGTGGTGGTGTGGCTGGACTTCAGCGGCTACGTCCAGCAGACGCCCCTGTGGGCGAAGATTCCCACGACGATGATCGAGAAGTGCGCGCGTGTGGCGGCGTTGCGCAAGGCGTACCCCGAGGCGTTCGGCGGGCTGTACGTCCGAGAGGAAATGCCCGCGGAGGACTTCGAGTCCGCGCAGGCGGAGCTCACGCCGGTGGGGGGCGCCTATGAGGTGCTGGGCGCCAGGCCCGGGCCGGTGAAGGCGTCGTTCCCCGCGCTGCCGACGGTGCCCGCGCCGGAGAAGGTCGCGAAACTGGAGGAGCTGGAGCCGGTGGCCACGCCTCCGCTCAAGCCGAGCGCGGTGCTGGTGGCGTTCGGTCCCTATAAGGGGAAGACGGCGTCGGAGCTCTCGGACGAGGAGCTGAGCGAGAGCATCGAGCTGGCGAACGAGAAGCTGATGGAGCAGCCCCGGGCGCGCTGGGCGAAGGCGATGCGGGAGAACCTGACCGCGCTGGAGGCGGAGACGGAGCTGCGCTGCCGCGTCCCCACGACAGCGGACAAGGGCGGCAACGGCGCCTCGCACGAGGCGTGA